One Halobaculum sp. CBA1158 DNA segment encodes these proteins:
- a CDS encoding prefoldin subunit beta: MPPEAQEKIEELQDLQEQAQQLAEQKQSTQSSLTEAQAALDAMEDIDEDATMYREVGEILVETDYDTAYDDLDEKVDTLEMRAERFDSQEEKVQQQFEELQEELQQMLQGGAGGGPAGMGPGGPGAGGA, from the coding sequence CTGCCGCCGGAAGCCCAAGAGAAGATCGAGGAGCTACAGGACCTGCAGGAGCAGGCCCAGCAGCTCGCCGAACAGAAACAGTCCACGCAGTCGTCGCTGACGGAGGCGCAGGCCGCGCTGGACGCGATGGAAGACATCGACGAGGACGCGACGATGTACCGCGAGGTCGGCGAGATCCTCGTCGAGACCGACTACGACACCGCCTACGACGACCTCGACGAGAAGGTCGACACCCTGGAGATGCGCGCCGAGCGCTTCGACTCCCAGGAGGAGAAGGTCCAACAGCAGTTCGAGGAGCTCCAGGAGGAGCTTCAGCAGATGCTGCAGGGCGGCGCGGGCGGCGGTCCGGCGGGCATGGGCCCCGGTGGCCCCGGTGCCGGCGGCGCGTAA
- the truD gene encoding tRNA pseudouridine(13) synthase TruD — MREAHPRERATGVDFYVSDADGIGGRLRVAPEDFRVRERERMDPEPLDSDRGSYPHLLLRATLRRWDTNDFASALSDAMGASRERVSWAGTKDKHAVTTQLFTVRDADPEAIPDLDGADVEVLGRTGRALEFGDLAGNEFAIRVRETEGDPAPITRDLRSFADADATEPAGSADDDSDDGDDTDDDRAGDAAGDADPVACAVPNWFGHQRFGSHRPITHEVGLAAVRGDWRGAVLAYCGNPYDTEPEDSQRAREVVEDQADGDDPNWSVALDAMPGRLRYERSMLHRLEEGADWRDALEAVPSNLQRLFVNAAQSYVFNRILSERLRRGLPFTRPVEGDVVAFLERDTAFPKPDMDRLQRATEGRVDTLARHCERGRAFVTAPLVGTETELGEGEPGEIEREVLRELDVEPGDFELPGEFASSGTRRAVVLPTDLTVSEEEGDPVFEFALPSGSYATALLREYLKCDPERL, encoded by the coding sequence ATGCGGGAGGCCCACCCCCGCGAGCGCGCCACCGGCGTCGACTTCTACGTCAGCGACGCCGACGGGATCGGCGGCCGCCTCCGCGTCGCGCCCGAGGACTTCCGGGTCCGCGAGCGCGAGCGCATGGACCCCGAGCCGCTCGATTCGGACCGGGGCTCGTACCCCCATCTCCTCCTGCGGGCCACCCTGCGCCGCTGGGACACCAACGACTTCGCGAGCGCGCTGTCGGACGCGATGGGTGCGAGTCGCGAGCGCGTCTCGTGGGCCGGCACCAAGGACAAACACGCCGTCACGACCCAACTGTTCACGGTCCGCGACGCCGACCCCGAGGCGATCCCGGACCTCGACGGCGCGGACGTCGAGGTGCTCGGCAGGACGGGCCGCGCGCTCGAGTTCGGCGACCTGGCCGGCAACGAGTTCGCGATCCGGGTGCGCGAAACAGAGGGGGACCCGGCACCGATCACCCGCGACCTCCGGTCGTTCGCCGACGCCGACGCGACCGAGCCGGCCGGCTCTGCGGACGACGACAGCGACGACGGCGACGACACGGACGACGACCGCGCGGGCGACGCCGCCGGCGACGCCGACCCCGTCGCCTGCGCGGTTCCGAACTGGTTCGGCCACCAGCGCTTCGGGAGCCATCGACCGATCACCCACGAGGTCGGGCTCGCGGCCGTCCGCGGCGACTGGCGCGGCGCTGTGCTGGCGTACTGCGGGAACCCCTACGACACCGAGCCCGAGGACTCCCAACGTGCCCGCGAGGTGGTGGAAGACCAGGCCGACGGCGACGACCCGAACTGGTCGGTCGCCCTCGACGCGATGCCGGGCCGCCTGCGCTACGAGCGCTCGATGCTTCACCGACTCGAGGAGGGAGCCGACTGGCGCGATGCGCTGGAGGCCGTGCCGTCGAACCTCCAGCGGCTGTTCGTCAACGCCGCGCAGTCGTACGTGTTCAACCGGATCCTCTCCGAGCGCCTCCGTCGCGGCCTCCCGTTCACCCGTCCGGTCGAGGGCGACGTGGTCGCGTTCCTCGAGCGCGACACGGCGTTCCCGAAGCCCGACATGGACCGCCTCCAGCGTGCGACCGAGGGCCGCGTCGACACGCTCGCGCGCCATTGCGAGCGCGGACGGGCGTTCGTCACCGCGCCGCTCGTGGGAACCGAGACGGAACTCGGGGAGGGCGAGCCGGGCGAGATCGAACGCGAGGTCCTGCGGGAGCTGGATGTCGAACCGGGCGACTTCGAACTGCCCGGCGAGTTCGCCTCCAGCGGCACCCGCCGGGCCGTGGTGCTCCCGACCGATCTGACGGTCTCCGAGGAGGAGGGTGACCCCGTGTTCGAGTTCGCGCTGCCGTCGGGCTCGTACGCGACGGCGTTGCTGCGGGAGTATCTGAAGTGTGATCCGGAGCGGCTGTAA
- a CDS encoding HVO_0649 family zinc finger protein codes for MSVRRPGGMTALDRYRERLRETPTCLECGHTDEGGEWATTFRSRRLVYRHVCPRCGATDRRVFRLDGTE; via the coding sequence ATGTCGGTTCGCCGCCCGGGCGGAATGACCGCGCTGGACCGCTACCGCGAGCGACTGCGCGAGACGCCGACGTGTCTGGAGTGCGGGCACACCGACGAGGGGGGCGAGTGGGCGACGACGTTCCGCAGTCGCCGTCTCGTGTATCGCCACGTCTGCCCCCGATGCGGGGCGACCGATCGACGGGTGTTTCGACTCGACGGCACCGAGTGA
- a CDS encoding DNA-directed RNA polymerase subunit P, translated as MSYKCSRCKRDVELDEYGGVRCPYCGHRVLLKERAPDVKTVEVN; from the coding sequence ATGAGCTACAAGTGTTCCCGGTGTAAGCGCGATGTCGAACTCGACGAGTACGGCGGCGTGCGGTGTCCCTACTGCGGGCACCGCGTGCTCCTCAAGGAGCGCGCACCCGACGTGAAGACGGTCGAAGTCAACTGA
- a CDS encoding bacterio-opsin activator domain-containing protein, with product MLIAEFHLSTPVLRDALASAPEVTADLERTVDGDRTRLEFFARGDDLTRFEDALSNDASVDDVRVLGEGPDFRFYRATLAREAHERTTHHVFGDTGARPVSAQGDHTGWSFRVQFPDRESLATYRDTCRERDVSFTLTSLYERTDPHGERDDHGLAGDQGAV from the coding sequence ATGCTCATCGCAGAATTTCACCTCTCGACGCCGGTCCTCCGCGACGCGCTCGCGAGCGCGCCGGAGGTGACGGCCGACCTGGAGCGGACGGTCGACGGCGACCGAACTCGCCTGGAGTTCTTCGCCCGCGGCGACGACCTCACGCGCTTCGAGGACGCCCTCTCGAACGACGCCTCCGTCGACGACGTTCGCGTGCTCGGCGAGGGCCCGGACTTTCGGTTCTACCGGGCGACGCTGGCCCGCGAGGCCCACGAGCGGACCACCCATCACGTGTTCGGCGACACAGGGGCTCGCCCGGTGAGCGCGCAGGGCGACCACACCGGCTGGAGCTTCCGCGTCCAGTTCCCCGACAGGGAGTCGCTGGCGACCTACCGCGACACCTGCCGCGAGCGCGACGTGTCGTTCACGCTCACCTCGCTGTACGAGCGCACCGACCCGCACGGCGAGCGTGACGACCACGGTCTCGCCGGCGACCAGGGCGCGGTCTGA
- a CDS encoding 50S ribosomal protein L37ae: protein MAEQSKARKVGSAGRFGARYGRVSRKRVSDIEEEMESATVDGDSVKRIGTGVWVNEETGETFTGGAYRPETPGGRSVRRSIGEALEDESVDGDDSDEE from the coding sequence ATGGCTGAACAGAGCAAGGCGCGAAAGGTCGGCAGCGCCGGCCGCTTCGGCGCGCGATACGGGCGTGTCTCCCGCAAGCGCGTCTCCGACATCGAAGAGGAGATGGAGTCGGCGACGGTCGACGGCGACTCGGTCAAGCGAATCGGTACCGGCGTGTGGGTCAACGAGGAGACCGGTGAGACGTTCACCGGCGGCGCGTACCGCCCGGAGACGCCCGGCGGTCGCTCCGTTCGACGCAGTATCGGCGAGGCGCTCGAGGACGAATCGGTCGACGGCGACGACAGCGACGAGGAGTAA
- a CDS encoding DUF3194 domain-containing protein, producing the protein MTDDAPDPTDEEVVRAASEAAEGVVLDRYKQSNLRDFDVTVAFEDGVLDVDVYVNPPADAEADADAVADEAARAARDAVDGLFDEA; encoded by the coding sequence GTGACCGACGACGCCCCCGATCCGACCGACGAGGAGGTCGTCCGCGCAGCCAGCGAGGCCGCCGAGGGGGTCGTTCTCGACCGGTACAAGCAGTCGAACCTCCGCGACTTCGACGTGACCGTCGCCTTCGAGGACGGCGTCCTCGACGTGGACGTGTACGTCAATCCGCCGGCGGACGCCGAGGCGGACGCCGACGCCGTGGCCGACGAGGCCGCGCGCGCGGCCCGCGACGCCGTCGACGGCCTGTTCGACGAGGCGTAA
- a CDS encoding sulfatase-like hydrolase/transferase codes for MQSVGGSPSRGVLLITVDSLRADALGPHTPTLRGLARRGTAFETAIAGGNWTPFSFPDLLGARPVFSDASTPGPSADPTLAEALSTAGVRTAGVNAGNGFLTPHYGYDRGFDEFESFLDGARTPIGRFLTTHPTVNGWVQYLGWPLGNAAAKLRGRERRHAVDTSHLHALERRALGSIESFAGDDGDRPFFLWIHYMDAHTPYVPAPRHVKAVTDGEVGSLQTLLGHLRAGLGKEVDEETLRTLRALYDASVRQIDESVSRVLDELKATGMREDTTVILAGDHGEEFLDHGHLAHYPKLYDELVRVPFVVDHPGAPARTEESAVPLRDVPPTVCDALGVESPAAFAGESLLPTIRAEERPDRDPVTSLAIRGESVTSQPIPRRLGDGTPLVAARTRRWSYVRGPDGAVELFDRTADPGESDDAGREAVPEEAFAALERAADDRLALLYDAGEDAGDGGRAGGADGDGDGDGDDVPDAIGRRLEALGYR; via the coding sequence GTGCAATCGGTTGGTGGCTCTCCGTCGCGCGGCGTCCTGCTGATCACCGTCGACTCGCTGCGCGCGGACGCGCTCGGTCCCCACACGCCGACGCTCCGCGGGCTCGCCCGTCGCGGAACGGCCTTCGAGACGGCCATCGCCGGCGGCAACTGGACGCCGTTCTCGTTCCCGGACCTGTTGGGTGCACGACCCGTCTTCTCGGACGCGTCGACGCCCGGCCCGTCCGCCGACCCGACGCTGGCGGAGGCGCTGTCGACCGCGGGCGTCCGCACCGCCGGCGTCAACGCCGGCAACGGCTTTCTCACGCCGCATTACGGCTACGACCGCGGCTTCGACGAGTTCGAGTCGTTCCTCGACGGGGCGCGTACGCCGATCGGCCGCTTCCTCACCACCCACCCGACGGTCAACGGCTGGGTGCAGTACCTCGGCTGGCCCCTCGGCAACGCCGCCGCGAAGCTCCGCGGGCGCGAGCGCCGCCACGCCGTCGACACGTCTCACCTCCACGCGCTCGAACGCCGGGCGCTGGGCAGTATCGAGTCGTTCGCCGGCGACGACGGCGACCGCCCGTTCTTCCTGTGGATCCACTACATGGACGCGCACACGCCGTACGTCCCCGCGCCGCGGCACGTCAAGGCGGTCACCGACGGCGAGGTCGGCTCGCTGCAGACCCTGCTCGGTCACCTCCGCGCGGGGCTGGGCAAGGAGGTCGACGAGGAGACCCTCCGGACGCTTCGCGCGCTGTACGACGCGTCCGTCCGGCAGATCGACGAGTCGGTCTCGCGCGTGCTCGACGAACTGAAGGCGACGGGGATGCGCGAGGACACCACCGTGATCCTCGCGGGCGACCACGGCGAGGAGTTCCTCGATCACGGCCACCTCGCGCACTATCCGAAGCTGTACGACGAACTCGTCCGCGTGCCCTTCGTCGTCGACCACCCCGGCGCGCCCGCCCGTACCGAGGAGTCGGCGGTCCCGCTCCGGGACGTGCCCCCGACGGTCTGTGACGCCCTCGGGGTCGAGTCGCCGGCCGCCTTCGCCGGCGAGAGCCTCCTCCCGACGATCCGGGCCGAGGAGCGCCCCGACCGCGACCCGGTCACGTCGCTGGCGATCCGCGGCGAGTCCGTGACGAGTCAGCCGATCCCGCGCCGCCTCGGCGACGGCACCCCGTTGGTCGCCGCCCGCACCCGGCGATGGAGCTACGTTCGCGGGCCGGACGGCGCGGTCGAGCTGTTCGACCGTACGGCCGATCCCGGCGAATCCGACGACGCCGGACGCGAGGCGGTCCCCGAGGAGGCGTTCGCGGCGCTCGAACGCGCGGCCGACGACCGACTCGCGCTACTCTACGACGCCGGCGAGGACGCCGGCGACGGCGGTCGTGCCGGCGGTGCGGACGGCGACGGCGACGGCGACGGCGACGACGTGCCCGACGCGATCGGCAGGCGACTCGAAGCGCTCGGCTATCGCTGA
- a CDS encoding DUF2103 domain-containing protein, translating into MNCRRCGSPLRRPGDYCLSCETANCESVVVDFGTDRATLTMIGFEPEHPSDDFDPESLVLGETTITTVPDDGERTAQVQLRNFAGRVADEVRRKRPETVYAAGERPPLREARAQLHYEFYRVPDDDPVGAVLARRGESALEVVDAPAEAKIGGSHSTLIGERTGMKAILAAAGHPNVKKVIPGPIDAGGSGSRTGLRAKVTRADEHGNVRLLLRDGSSVQENRVVTTAGDRETGERVRADLNEVLVDAGFGERND; encoded by the coding sequence ATGAACTGTCGGCGGTGTGGCTCGCCCCTCAGGAGGCCCGGCGATTACTGTCTCTCCTGTGAGACCGCCAACTGCGAGAGCGTCGTGGTCGACTTCGGGACCGATCGCGCGACGCTGACGATGATCGGCTTCGAGCCCGAGCACCCCTCCGACGATTTCGACCCCGAGTCGCTGGTGCTCGGCGAGACGACGATCACGACGGTCCCCGACGACGGCGAGCGCACCGCGCAGGTCCAACTGCGCAACTTCGCCGGGCGCGTCGCCGACGAGGTGCGGCGCAAGCGCCCCGAGACGGTGTACGCCGCCGGCGAGCGCCCTCCCTTACGGGAGGCGCGCGCGCAACTCCACTACGAGTTCTACCGCGTCCCCGACGACGACCCCGTGGGGGCCGTGCTGGCGCGCCGGGGCGAGTCGGCCCTGGAGGTGGTCGACGCGCCCGCGGAGGCGAAGATCGGCGGGTCGCACTCGACGCTCATCGGCGAGCGCACGGGCATGAAGGCGATCCTCGCGGCCGCCGGGCACCCGAACGTCAAGAAGGTCATTCCGGGGCCCATCGACGCCGGCGGGTCGGGGTCGCGAACGGGCCTGCGGGCGAAGGTGACTCGCGCCGACGAACACGGCAACGTCCGACTCCTCCTGCGCGACGGCTCCAGCGTGCAGGAGAACCGCGTCGTCACGACGGCCGGGGACCGCGAGACGGGCGAACGGGTTCGCGCCGACCTCAACGAGGTGCTCGTCGACGCGGGGTTCGGGGAGAGGAACGACTAG
- a CDS encoding KEOPS complex subunit Pcc1 encodes MSDAYDHRAVLSFPYPDQRRARTVHEAIRVEVGDIDDDRSTAHATREGDAVEVTVRARDLVALRAGVNTWTRLVETAETVAAAADS; translated from the coding sequence GTGTCCGACGCGTACGACCACCGCGCCGTCCTCTCGTTTCCCTACCCCGACCAGCGACGCGCACGAACCGTCCACGAGGCGATCCGCGTCGAGGTCGGCGACATCGACGACGACCGATCGACCGCGCACGCGACCCGCGAGGGCGACGCCGTCGAGGTGACCGTCCGCGCCCGCGACCTCGTCGCACTCCGCGCGGGCGTGAACACCTGGACGCGACTCGTCGAGACGGCCGAGACGGTCGCGGCGGCGGCCGACTCGTAG
- a CDS encoding formate/nitrite transporter family protein, with the protein MTQRGVPLVSTPDTESTDTTAQKPTRNVLESLIESGVHEMNRERFGLLLSGLSAGLDIGFGPLLMGVVLTLSPGGFGDLTTELLVASVYSVGFMLVILGRSELFTEHTTLAVIPVLDGQASVRQLLRLWGLVYLGNIVGGLLFTLLAVQLMPGLGVVSPEAFEAIALKLVSHDLQWLLIAGVFAGWLMGLLAWLITAAQETVSRLLIILIVTGTIGILHLPHSIAGNVEVLFGLFTSPMISPVDYLVFLVLATVGNVLGGGIFVALLKYGHVVRGAD; encoded by the coding sequence ATGACACAGCGAGGCGTCCCCTTAGTGAGCACCCCAGACACCGAATCGACCGACACGACGGCACAGAAGCCGACGCGAAACGTCCTCGAGTCGCTGATCGAGAGCGGCGTCCACGAGATGAACCGCGAGCGGTTCGGGCTGTTGCTCTCGGGACTCTCCGCGGGGCTCGACATCGGGTTCGGCCCGCTGCTGATGGGGGTGGTACTCACGCTCTCCCCGGGTGGATTCGGCGACCTCACGACGGAACTGCTGGTGGCGAGCGTCTACTCAGTCGGCTTCATGCTCGTCATTCTGGGCCGGTCGGAACTGTTCACCGAACACACCACGTTGGCGGTGATCCCCGTCCTCGACGGGCAGGCGTCGGTTCGGCAGTTGCTCCGGCTGTGGGGACTGGTGTACCTCGGAAACATCGTCGGTGGATTGCTGTTCACGCTGCTGGCTGTCCAGTTGATGCCGGGCCTCGGCGTCGTCTCGCCGGAGGCGTTCGAGGCGATCGCGCTCAAACTGGTCTCTCACGACCTCCAGTGGCTCCTCATCGCCGGGGTCTTCGCGGGGTGGTTGATGGGGCTGCTGGCGTGGCTGATCACGGCGGCACAGGAGACGGTGAGTCGGCTGCTCATCATCCTGATCGTCACCGGGACGATCGGGATCCTCCATCTCCCCCACTCGATCGCGGGCAACGTGGAGGTGCTGTTCGGGCTGTTCACGTCGCCGATGATCTCTCCAGTCGACTACCTCGTGTTCCTCGTCCTGGCGACGGTCGGGAACGTTCTCGGTGGGGGGATCTTCGTCGCGCTGCTGAAGTACGGGCACGTCGTTCGCGGGGCCGACTGA
- a CDS encoding P-loop NTPase, whose translation MVEAFAVASGKGGTGKTTTTLALGMALAERHDVTVVDADTGMANLLFHAGLADAPVTLQDLLVPDRTGPGGVAVDVADATYERHGMSVVPCGTSLAAFERSEPERLREVVAELAAEADVLLLDSPATLASKSAVLPVVLADRTVVVTQPTIPALSDALKVQEYAASYGTGVAGVLFNRVRGDLGAVGDQAERYFEGPTLGAVPDSDAARAARDAGEPLLAHAPRSDAARAFRAAADGIDLRPRAAGDVADRFRSAVVPDRP comes from the coding sequence ATGGTCGAGGCGTTCGCGGTCGCCAGCGGGAAGGGTGGGACCGGCAAGACCACCACGACGCTGGCGCTCGGAATGGCGCTCGCCGAGCGACACGACGTGACCGTCGTGGACGCCGATACGGGCATGGCGAACCTGCTGTTTCACGCCGGTCTCGCCGACGCGCCCGTCACGCTTCAGGACCTCCTCGTCCCCGACCGGACCGGCCCCGGTGGGGTCGCCGTCGACGTGGCCGACGCCACCTACGAGCGCCACGGCATGTCGGTCGTCCCCTGCGGCACCAGCCTCGCGGCGTTCGAGCGCTCCGAGCCCGAGCGGCTGCGGGAGGTGGTCGCCGAACTCGCGGCCGAGGCGGACGTGCTCCTGCTGGACTCGCCGGCGACGCTGGCCTCGAAGTCGGCGGTCCTCCCCGTCGTGCTCGCCGACCGGACGGTCGTGGTAACCCAGCCGACGATCCCCGCGCTGTCGGACGCGCTGAAGGTGCAGGAGTACGCCGCCTCCTACGGCACCGGCGTCGCGGGGGTGCTGTTCAACCGGGTCCGCGGCGACCTCGGAGCCGTCGGCGACCAGGCGGAACGCTACTTCGAGGGGCCGACGCTGGGAGCCGTTCCGGACAGCGACGCCGCCCGCGCCGCCCGCGACGCGGGCGAGCCCCTGCTCGCGCACGCACCCCGCAGCGACGCCGCCCGGGCGTTCCGCGCCGCGGCCGACGGGATCGACCTCCGACCGCGGGCCGCCGGCGACGTGGCCGACCGCTTCCGCAGCGCCGTCGTCCCCGACCGCCCATGA
- a CDS encoding thiamine-phosphate synthase family protein: MRFIEEIVVDEFLPTVRSMLAEELRERDLTQREVADALGISQSAVSKYAHGDVATNDRVADDGRVQEAVERVAGGLASGDLSRVAALVELEVLIRRLEAGDLLADLHEAAMPELAAAEYDFAVHDPDSGLRDRERTLSSLRRGLRTLTSTSGFAALIPNVGSNLAECVPDAVDIDDVAAVPGRIFDVKGRATVPSDPEFGVSEHVAGVLLSARDAGLDARAAVNVRYDPALLEALSDAGVESVEFRPRDGDETDAGAVDDPVRAALEAADPDLDDGVLAVYQTGGVGVEPVLYVLGPDAPTVARVVRELV; encoded by the coding sequence GTGAGGTTCATCGAGGAGATCGTCGTCGACGAGTTCCTCCCGACCGTGCGGTCGATGCTGGCGGAGGAACTGCGCGAGCGCGACCTGACGCAGCGGGAGGTCGCCGACGCCCTCGGCATCAGCCAGTCGGCGGTGTCGAAGTACGCCCACGGCGACGTGGCGACGAACGACCGGGTCGCCGACGACGGGCGCGTGCAGGAGGCCGTCGAGCGCGTCGCCGGGGGACTGGCCTCCGGCGACCTGAGCCGCGTCGCGGCGCTGGTCGAGTTGGAGGTGCTGATCCGCCGACTGGAGGCGGGCGACCTGCTCGCGGATCTCCACGAGGCGGCGATGCCCGAACTCGCGGCCGCGGAGTACGACTTCGCCGTCCACGACCCCGACAGCGGCCTGCGCGACCGCGAACGGACGCTCTCGTCGCTGCGGCGGGGACTGCGCACCCTCACCTCGACGTCCGGGTTCGCGGCGCTCATCCCGAACGTCGGGTCGAACCTCGCCGAGTGCGTCCCCGACGCCGTCGACATCGACGACGTGGCGGCCGTCCCCGGTCGGATCTTCGACGTGAAGGGGCGGGCGACGGTGCCGTCGGACCCCGAGTTCGGCGTGAGCGAGCACGTCGCCGGCGTGCTCCTGTCGGCCCGTGACGCCGGTCTCGACGCCCGCGCGGCCGTGAACGTCCGGTACGACCCGGCCCTCCTAGAGGCGCTTTCCGACGCCGGCGTCGAGAGCGTCGAGTTCCGCCCCCGCGACGGCGACGAGACCGACGCCGGCGCGGTCGACGACCCCGTCCGGGCGGCCCTGGAGGCGGCCGACCCAGACCTCGACGACGGCGTCCTCGCCGTCTATCAGACCGGCGGCGTCGGCGTCGAGCCGGTGTTGTACGTGCTCGGTCCGGACGCGCCGACGGTCGCCCGGGTCGTTCGAGAGTTGGTGTGA
- a CDS encoding PHP domain-containing protein yields the protein MSDRDAVVRIDPHVHSEGSYDGHEPVELVLEHAADIGLDGVVVTDHDAIEESLRAAAIADEYGLVGVPGVEVSTAVGHLLAIGVTECPPRGRPFDETVERIREDGGVAVVPHPFQRSRHGVRKRRIGDCDGIEVYNSMVFTGYRNRRARTFAARLDHPMLGASDAHSIRHVGRAYTEITLPSVDPETPASAIDASTVVEAVRAGDTDLRGRRTPIHRSARQYARGSLRKATYHLTAALPYVSPRPASMQNS from the coding sequence ATGAGCGACCGGGACGCCGTGGTTCGGATCGACCCGCACGTCCACTCGGAGGGCTCCTACGACGGCCACGAACCCGTCGAACTCGTGCTCGAACACGCGGCCGACATCGGACTCGACGGCGTCGTCGTGACCGACCACGACGCGATCGAGGAGTCACTTCGGGCGGCGGCGATCGCCGACGAGTACGGCCTCGTCGGGGTGCCGGGGGTCGAGGTGTCGACCGCGGTCGGCCACCTGCTGGCGATCGGCGTCACGGAGTGCCCGCCGCGCGGACGGCCGTTCGACGAGACGGTCGAGCGGATCCGCGAGGACGGCGGAGTCGCGGTGGTCCCCCACCCGTTCCAGCGCAGTCGACACGGCGTCCGCAAGCGTCGCATCGGCGACTGCGACGGGATCGAGGTGTACAACTCGATGGTGTTCACGGGGTATCGAAACCGCAGAGCGCGGACGTTCGCCGCCCGACTCGACCACCCGATGCTCGGTGCAAGCGACGCCCACTCCATCCGCCACGTCGGACGGGCGTACACGGAGATCACGCTCCCGTCCGTCGATCCGGAGACGCCCGCGTCGGCGATCGACGCCTCGACGGTCGTGGAGGCGGTCCGCGCCGGCGACACGGACCTCCGGGGGAGACGGACCCCGATCCACCGAAGCGCTCGGCAGTACGCGAGGGGATCGCTCCGGAAGGCGACGTACCACCTGACGGCCGCGCTCCCGTACGTGAGTCCCCGGCCGGCGTCGATGCAGAACAGCTGA
- the pth2 gene encoding peptidyl-tRNA hydrolase Pth2, with protein sequence MKQAIVVRTDLGMGTGKLAAQVAHASLSAYEDTGAKARRAWKGEGQKKVVLKAAGESQIFELADRAEREGLPNAVIRDAGHTQLDSGTVTTLAVGPGEESIVDKVTGDLSLY encoded by the coding sequence ATGAAACAGGCCATCGTCGTCCGCACCGACCTCGGGATGGGGACGGGGAAGCTGGCCGCGCAGGTCGCGCACGCGTCGCTGTCGGCGTACGAGGACACCGGCGCGAAGGCGCGACGGGCCTGGAAGGGCGAGGGCCAGAAGAAGGTCGTCCTCAAGGCCGCGGGCGAGTCGCAGATCTTCGAGCTGGCCGACCGCGCCGAGCGCGAGGGGCTCCCGAACGCGGTCATCCGCGACGCCGGCCACACGCAACTCGACTCCGGAACCGTCACGACGCTCGCTGTGGGACCGGGCGAGGAGTCGATCGTCGACAAGGTGACCGGCGACCTCTCGCTGTACTGA
- a CDS encoding Yip1 family protein: protein MDGPRTPLLRPSRYFAAHDGSPPLAHAVAAVAVVTVATAGGLAVFLGEFAAALDVSITVDNPSYPGDAFCENSAFDDTPTGCGEPETVERNLGALVAEELSWLPPAAVALVPLFWVVQSGILHAASAVAGGDGPFGDTLAVVGWAMLPSLVRLVGIGAFVIHRLRTTTLPGDPEGALAALEAALAGTEAMGLLAAVAVAVWGGVIRTYGLAEARDHTLAEAAGIVVTLTVVGLFFELL, encoded by the coding sequence ATGGACGGTCCCCGCACGCCCCTCCTCCGACCGAGTCGCTACTTCGCCGCACACGACGGCTCGCCGCCGCTGGCCCACGCCGTCGCGGCCGTCGCCGTCGTGACGGTCGCCACCGCCGGCGGGCTGGCGGTGTTCCTCGGCGAGTTCGCCGCCGCCCTCGACGTGTCGATCACGGTCGACAACCCCTCGTATCCGGGCGACGCCTTCTGCGAGAACTCCGCGTTCGACGACACCCCGACAGGGTGCGGCGAGCCCGAGACGGTCGAGCGGAACCTCGGCGCGCTCGTCGCCGAGGAGCTGTCGTGGCTCCCGCCCGCCGCCGTCGCCCTCGTGCCCCTGTTCTGGGTCGTGCAGTCCGGAATCCTCCACGCCGCGAGCGCGGTCGCCGGCGGCGACGGGCCGTTCGGGGACACGCTGGCGGTCGTCGGGTGGGCGATGCTCCCGAGCCTGGTCCGACTGGTCGGGATCGGGGCGTTCGTGATCCACCGGCTCCGGACGACGACGCTGCCCGGCGACCCCGAGGGCGCGCTCGCGGCCCTGGAGGCCGCGCTCGCGGGGACGGAGGCGATGGGGCTGCTCGCGGCCGTCGCCGTCGCGGTGTGGGGCGGCGTGATCCGGACGTACGGGCTCGCCGAGGCGCGCGACCACACGCTCGCGGAGGCGGCCGGGATCGTCGTGACGCTCACCGTCGTCGGCCTATTCTTCGAGCTGTTGTGA